The genomic DNA AAGGAGGGTACCGATCCCGCCAGTTGCCGCCATCACCGGGATCATTACCCCCCTCAGTCTGGCCATGGCCATGTTGCTGGCAAAATACCTCTCACTCACTTCCTGAAAAGTTTGTACCTGGAAATTCTCCCGGCAGTATGCCCTGACCACCACTGCCGCGGAGGCATTTTCTTCGATATGGCTCGACATGCGAGCCAGATCCTCCTGGGCCTGCTTCGATCTCCTGAACATGGAAGCCGTGATTCGTTTCACGACGAAAATCATCAGGGGGAACGGGATCACGGCGAAAAATGTCAGCAGCGGGTTGATGCGGAGCATGAGGTACACCGCCGATAGATATACGACCACCGTGTTGATGATATTGAGGATGCCGAACCCCAAGAGCATCCTCACGTTTGTAAGATCATTCGCGAAGCGTGAAAGGATATCGCCGGTACGTTGCTGTGCGAAATAAGGAAGGTCGAGTGTTATGAGGCGCGCGTAAAGATCTTCGCGAATACGGTACTCTATTGTACGGCCGGCATGGAGAAGGGTGGTCCGTGAAAAGATTCGAATTACGCCCTGCGCGGCAGCCGCAGCGATAATTGCTGCCGCGTACCACGCGGGAGAGCACCCAGAAGCCACAGGTGCACGAAGGCTGTCGATGGCGAGCTTGAGAAGCCAGGGAATAAGGAGGGCGAACCCGTTCGTGCCGAGCAGGAGCAGCGCTCCCCGCATGTATGTGTAGCGGCAAGAATGAAGATACCGGTATAGTTTTTTCAGCTCGTGAATCCGAAAACTCCTTCCGGCAACCCGGTGCGAATGGTTTTCAATTTTGTAATGGAATTTCTCTTCTCTGTCAAACGCCTGAAGCAGCTCCACCGTAACCTCCAGCTCTCCGAACTACCCGATTTTAATAAATATCCTTGACAACACAAGTGGCAGTGTGATATTCACTTTTTTACTGTTGTTAAAAATATTCTTCTAACTACCCGGCACAATGAGTATGACCGGTTTCTAATTTTTTACTTTTACTAAAAACCCTGCTTGCTGCCCTTCCCTCCTCATTGATTCCCTCCACGAGAAGTGCCGCCCCTCCTCTGCCGTAGCAGGAAAGGATCAGACCGTGAAATATTCGAAAATGACGCTTTCGACCGAGACCATGAACCTCGGATTCGTACGGAAAGTGGAGTCGCTGTCAGGCTCCTCCGTCCGGCGTTGCTTTCAGTGCGGGAAATGCTCGGCCGGATGCCCCATGCGCTCTTTCATGGAGCACCCGCCGAACCGGATCGTGCGCCTTCTTCAACTGGGGCAGTACGAGCGGGTGCTCGCCGGGCGAAGCATATGGTACTGCGCCTCGTGCGAGACTTGTTCGACCAGGTGTCCCAATAAGGTGGATCTCGCTGCCATAATGGATGCGCTCAGGAAGCTGTCATGGGATGCCCAGGGGCCATCCAAGGAAAGCTACGTCCAGCTGGCGAATCGTCTATTCATCGAGAACATCCGCAGCTACGGGCGGCAGTACGAGATGAGGCTTGCGGCGGTATTCAACATGAAGAGCGGCCAGTTTCTCAAAGACCTGATGCTTGGCCCGAAATTGATCACGAAGGGCAAACTGAAGATGTTCCACCAGAAGAACAGGAATCAGCGAGAGGTGGAAAAGATATTCAGCCGCATCGAGGAGATGCGGCGTAAAGGTGATGCACCGTGAGTCCCAACCGAAAATACGACCTGACCTACTCCTACTACCCCGGGTGTTCGCTCCACGCCTCGGCCAAAGAATACGACGTCTCTACAAGGGGACTCTTCGCGGCATTGCGCATCGGGCTGAAGGAGGTTCCGGACTGGATCTGCTGCGGTGCGACCCCCGCACATAATGTCGACGAGCTGCTGTCGCTGGCGCTCTGCGGCAAGAACCTTGCTCTTGCGGAAGAAGTGGATGGCGACCTCGCCGTTTCCTGCGCCGCATGCTTCTCGCGTCTCAAGACAACACAGCATCGCCTCAAGCAAAACGACATTAAGCGCAAGCAGGTGGAAACAGCCCTTGACGGCAATGTCCCTCTCGACAAGCCGGTCAAGCACCTGCTCGACATCCTGGCCCACGACCTGGGGCTCGACCGCCTGAAGCAGAACGTATCGAGACCTCTTGAAGGGCTCAAGGTTGCCTGCTACTACGGGTGCCTACTCACCCGGCCACCGGAAGTCCCCAACCTGGACGACTGCGAGTCGCCACGAATTATGGAAGACGTCATCAGTGCGGCGGGCGCAGAGCCTGTTCTTTTCAGCCACCGGCTGGAATGCTGCGGCGCCAATTTCACGTTGTCGCGCCCCGGTGTCGTGCTCAAGCTGTCCAATGAGATACTGGCATCCGCCAAGGCAGCCGGTGCGGACTGCATCATGGTGGCTTGCCCCCTGTGCCACGGAAACCTGGACATTCGGCAACAGGAAATAGAACAGGCGGCAGGAACGCGGTACGGCATGCCGGTATTCTACATGACGCAGCTTCTTGCGCTGGCTGTGGGCGTGTCTCCGGTGCGACTCGGCCTCGACAACATGATCGTCGACCCGAAACCGTTGTTGAGGGAAAAGGGCCTGATCTAAAACGCAGCAGCGCATGGTAATTCGAAGAACCATTAAGACACCAGAGCATCAAGAAGGGCAGAAACCTCATGATTCGGCAGTAGCGAAAATGAGGTTTTTTCACCGACTTCTGCTTTAGCCTTGGTGCCTGTGGTGAAAAAGCATTTCAAGAGGATATGAATGTCCCGAATTGGCGTATTCGTCTGTCATTGCGGCGAGAACATATCGAGAACGGTAGATGTGGAGAAGGTAGCCGAGGCTGCATCCATGATCCCCGGAGTTGCGTTCGCCACCGATTACAAGTACATGTGCTCCGACCCCGGGCAAGGGCTTCTGAAAAAGGCCATTGCCGAACACAGGCTGGACGGTATCGTGGTCGCAGCGTGTTCTCCCCGTATGCACGAGAAGACGTTCCGGAATGCAGTGAAGCAGGCAGGGTTGAATCCCTTCCTGTGCGAGATGGCGAACATCCGCGAACACTGCTCCTGGGTTCACGAGAACAAGGAAGAGGCCACCGCCAAGGCGATCGACATCGTCTCCTTCATGACTGCACGGGTTAAACGTGCGAAATCCCTCGCCCCGATTACCGTCCCTGTTACCAAGCGCGCACTTGTGATCGGCGGCGGAATCGCCGGCATACAGGCCGCCCTGGACATAGCAGACGCTGGGCAACAAGTCATCCTGGTCGAAAGGGAGCCATCCATCGGCGGGCACATGGCGCAGCTCTCCGAGACCTTTCCCACCCTCGACTGCTCGCAATGCATCATGACTCCCAAGATGGTTGACGTCGCCAACCATCCCAACATCAAGCTCTACACATACTCCGAGATAGAAGAAGTTGGCGGGTTCATCGGCAACTTTCAGGTCACGATCCGCAAGAAGGCCCGCTCCGTCGATGAAAGCAAATGCACCGGCTGCGGCGTTTGCACGGCCAAGTGCCCCAAGAAGAACATTCCCAATTCTTTCGACTGCAACCGCGGAATGCGGCCTGCGATCTACGTCCCTTTCCCCCAGGCGGTGCCCAACACCCCGGTCATCGACCGCGAAAACTGCACCCGGTTCCTGACTGGCAAGTGCGGCGTCTGCCAGAAGGTATGCGGACCCGGCGCTGTCGACTACGAACAGCAGGACGAATTGGTTACCGAACCGGTCGGCGCCATTGTCGTCGCCACCGGCTTCGACCTCTACGATATCGGCCCGAAACCCGAAGACTCGATTTACGAAGGGTATGGTGAATTCGGCTACGGCACCATTCCCGACGTGATCGACGGCCTCACTTTCGAGCGTCTCGCGTCGGCCAGCGGCCCTACCGGCGGTAAGATACTCCGCCCCTCCGACGGCAACGAGCCGAAGCAGGTAGTCTTCATACAGTGCGTTGGCTCCCGCGCTAGGGAAAAAGGCATCAGTTACTGCTCCAAGATCTGCTGCATGTACACTGCCAAGCACACCATGCTCTACCATCACAAGGTCCACGACGGCCAGGCCTACGTCTTCTTCATGGATGCCAGAACCCCTGGAAAGAACTACGACGAGTTCTGGCGCAGGGCTGTCGAGGAAGAAGAGGCGGTCTACATCCGCGGGATGGTCTCCCGCCTGTACCAGAAGGGGGACAAGATCGTCGTCATGGGTAGCGACGTTCTCGTAGGGGTCCAGGTGGAGATCGAAGCAGACCTGGTCGTACTGGCCACGGCGGTACAGGCGCGTGAAGGTGCCGATTCGCTGGCACAGAAGCTCGGCATCTCCTACGACAAGTACAACTTCTATTCCGAGGCCCACGCAAAGCTTCGGCCCGTAGAATGCGCCACCGCTGGGATCTACCTTGCCGGAGCCTGCCAGGGCCCGAAAGACATACCTGAAACGGTCTCCCAGGCCTCTGCTGCCGCCGCCAAGGTGATCACTCTCTTTGCCAAGGATCAGCTGGAGCGGGAACCGATCGTTGCACGAGTTAATGAACGGTTCTGCGTCGGCTGCCTCGCCTGCAAGAAGGTATGTGCCTACGGCGCAGTCGAGGAGAAGGAGATCCGGGACCGCCATGGGCGGCTTGTCAAGGTCGTCGCATCGGTGAATCCCGGTGTCTGCGGCGGATGCGGCACCTGTCAGGCGACGTGCCCGTCGAAGAGCGTCGAGCTTGACGGATATACTGACGAGCAGGTCATCGCAATGATAGAAGCGCTTTAGGAAACCTGCCACAAAGGCACAGAGACGCGGAAAAGACTTTTACCTCGGTATTTTCTGAGTCGATTTGAGGGTTGCATGCAAGCTGAAAAAACCAAGCACGATTTCGAACCGAAGATAGTCGCCTTCGTCTGCACGTGGTGCACCTATGCCGGCGCTGATCTGGCAGGGACGAGCCGTCTGCAGTACCCTGCCAACGTGCGGGTCCTCAAATTCCCCTGCACCGGCCGCATCGATCCGGTTTTTATCCTTCGGGCCTTTCAGAAAGGCGCAGACGGCGTTCTCGTCTCGGGGTGCCACCCCGGCGACTGCCACTACATGGCCGGCAACTTCCATGCTCGCAGGCGCTTTGCCGTGTTCCGGAAGCTTCTGGAATTCACCGGCGTCGATCTTGCGCGTCTTCAGTTCTCCTGGGTCTCCGCTGCAGAAGGTGGAAAATGGGTTGAGGTGGTGACCGAGCTGACCGAGCGGGTAAGGACAATGGGCCCCCTCACCCAGTTCACCCAACTGGAAGCTGAGGAGCACTGGTCGGGGGAGCTCGATACGCCTGAGCTCAAGGAAGCATTCAAAAGCATCTGAGAAGGGTTTATGAACAATACAGCAAAGAATGTGGGGGCAGCCACCATAGACCCGGCAGTCTACGAGGCCGCAACGGCTGCCATCAGGGCCGAAGCCAAGAGAATTCTCGAAGCGGGGACGGTAGTGGCGGTGGTAGGCTATGCTGCAGGGCGCAGGGCCGGCACTGCCATGCCGGTCGTCATCTCGGATCCCGCTTGTGCGGAGAGGCTCATCTTCTCCCCAGCTTGCGTGAACAACCTAGCCCTCTACCTCACCAAGGCGAAGAAAGAGGTGTCCGGTCGGGGAAAACTTGCCATAATCGCAAAGGGATGCGACATGAGGGCTTTGGCAGGCCTCATGACAGAATCGCAGATCCGCAGGGACGATCTCTTCATCATCGGTGTTACCTGCCCGGGAGTCATGGGGGAGACCAATGAGGGGCTCGCCCGCAAGTGCCACGAATGTACCGTGCACGAGCCGCAAGGTGCCGATGTGCGGGCGGGAAGCCTGCCTCCCCTTCCACCGCTTTCACCGGTGGAAGCAGAAGAGCTTGCACGCCTGGAAGCGATGACCCCTGAAGAGCGGTGGGCCTTCTGGAAGAAGCATTTCTCCCGTTGTGTCCGCTGCCTTGCCTGTCGGCAGGTCTGTCCCTTTTGCTACTGCGAGCAGTGCCTGTGTGACAGGAACCGTCCTCAGGCTGTGGAGAGCACGCCTCGTCCGGCAGGAAACATGGCGTGGCACATAGTGCGTGCAATGCATTTGGCGGGAAGATGCGCCGGGTGCGCGGAATGCGAACGTGTCTGCCCGATGGACATTCCGCTTAACCTGCTCAACCGGAAGATGGCAAAGGAAATGAAGGAGCTCTACGATTTTGAGACGGGGCTGACTCCTCAAGAGAAGGCGCCGCTCACGGATTATAGTGAACAGGACGACCAATCCTTCATCAAATAACACCCCACATTTTCCGCGCTCTCTGCCTAGCCGAAAGGCGCAATGAATTCTCGTCCTTGGTGTATCAAAGGGAACAAAATGGCCAAAATCATCACCAAACAAAACCTCCAGGCACTGATCGACGCTTTGATAAAAGAAGGAACGAGAGTAGTCGGCCCGAAAATCGCGGGCTCCCTGACCCTCTACGAGCCCCTGGCCGGAGGCGACGAACTCGACCTCTCCAAGCTCCCCCGGCGATCGGCCAAGGAGAGCTTCTTTCCCCTGTGCGAGACGATCCTAACCTTCCAGAAAGACAAGGCAGGCACTACCGTCACCGATATCGATCCGACAGCGTTCCCGGCTAGTGTGCTCATCGGAGCGCGCCCCTGCGACGCCGCAGCTCCTGAGATTCTCGATGCTGTGTTCTCGTGGGACTACCGCGACGATTTCTTCCTCAGTAGAAGAGAGAGAACCACCATCATCGGCCTCGCCTGCACCGAAGCGGACGACGCCTGCTTCTGCACCGCTGTCGGCCTCTCCCCCGGAGATACGAAGGGAAGCGACCTGTTTCTAGTTCCGCTCAAGGGTGGAGACTACAGGTGCGATGTCATTACCGACAAAGGCGAAAAACTCGTCGCCTCCCATGCAGGGCTCTTCACTGAAGCCCCTGCCACAGAGCCGGAGCCTCTTGCAAAGCCTGACATTGCGGCACTCGATCTAAATAAGATCAAGGAATGGCTCGATCAGCACTTCGAAGACGAGCTATGGAACGAGACAGCGGAGCGATGCGCCGGCTGCGGCGCCTGTGCCTTCCTCTGTCCTGCATGCCACTGCTTCGACATCAGCGATGAGGGAACGGAGGCAAAAGGAGCGCGTCGCAAACACTGGGATGCCTGCGGCTTCGGCAAGTTCACCAACCACGCCTCCGGCCACAACCCGCGCGATGTGCAGCCGGCCCGCTACCGAAACCGCATCATGCACAAGTTCAAGTACTACCAAGACAAGTTCAGACAGACCCTCTGCACCGGCTGCGGCAGATGCATCCGCTCTTGTCCCGTCGGAATCGACATTGCGGCGGTTTTGCAGGAAATCGAGAAACAGTAGAGGTAAAGGTAGAGTGACAGCTTGAGGCCTTTTTTTTCTTTACCTTTACCTCTACCTATACCTGAGGTTTTACCATGTGCGATCACAGCAAGAACATCTATCTTCCCCATCTCGCTACCATCGATTCCATTGTCGATGAAACCCCGGATATCCGGACCCTGAGACTCGTCTTTCAGGATGAGCAGGTGCGGGAGAACTTCACCTTCCGTGCAGGGCAGTTCGCCGAGTATTCAGCCTTCGGAGCCGGCGAGGCTACCTTCTGCATTGCATCCTCACCTACGCGCAAAGGCTACATCGAGTGCTGCTTCAGAACCGTAGGTCGTGTCACGGAGGCACTTCGCCGCCTTGAGCCGGGGGAGAGCATCGGAGTCCGTGGCCCCTACGGTAATTCCTTTCCCATTGAGAGCTTTTTCGGAAAAAATCTGGTCTTCGTCGCCGGCGGCATCGCGCTGCCCCCCCTTCGCACCGTGATCTGGAACTGCCTAGACTTACGGGACAAGTTCAAGGACATAACCATCGTTTATGGTGCCCGTACGGAGGCAGACCTTGTTTACAAGCGAGAGCTCAAGGAGTGGGAGGAGCGAGCAGATGTGAGGCTCGTGAAGACGGTGGACCCCGGCGGAAACGGACCAGATTGGGACGGCAAGGTCGGATTTGTTCCAAGTGTCCTCGAAGAGGCGGCACCTTCGGCTGAAAATACCATAGCTCTTGTCTGCGGGCCGCCGATAATGATCAAGTTTACGCTGCCCGTTCTGGAGAAGCTCGGGTTTTCGGACGAGCAGATATATACCACGCTTGAGAACCGGATGAAGTGCGGTCTAGGCAAGTGCGGCCGTTGCAATGTGGGAAACGTCTATGTCTGCAAGGACGGCCCTGTGTTTACGGCGGCACAGGTGAAGGCCATGCCGCAGGAGTTCTAGACGCAGGCGGCGCGAGATTCGCGCCCTTCCGCCGCCGGCTCCTCCTCAGGCTCCTCGACGTAGCGCTGCTACGCCTGCGGGCCATCAATCGTCGCCGACGACGGAATCATCGCGAATCTCGCGCCGCCAATAACCGTTCACAACAAAAAAGGGAGCTCTTTCGAGCTCCCTTTTTCATTTCTGAGGGGAAGAATCTCATCCGTTGTCGTTGATGTACTGGAGGGCGTACTTCACGTAGTTCTGCGGTGATTTCTTGAGCCACTCGATCTCCTGGGGTGTCAGCTCCCGCTTGCACTTTGCAGGCGAGCCGATCCAGAGGGTGTACGGCGGGATCACTGTTCCTTCAGTTACGAGAGCCCTGGCTCCTATCAAAGCCCCCTCCCCTACCTCAACGTTGTCCATCACAATCGCTTGCATTCCGATAAAGGCCCCGTTGCCTATTGTGCATCCGTGAAGGGTCACACTGTGGCCGACAGTTACATCATCACCGATGATGAGGGGAGCTCCCGGGTCTTCTGCATGTTTTCTGTGGGTAACATGGAGCATGCTGAGATCCTGGATGTTAGTTCGGTTGCCGATACGGATGAAGTTCACGTCCCCGCGCGCCACGACGTTGTACCACACACTGCTTTGCGCTCCGATTTCAACATCTCCGATGATCACTGCTGTTTCGGCAATGAAGGCTGCTGGATCGATCTTGGGTTGTATACCCTGAAATGGACGTATCATTTACGGTACCCTCGATGATGAGTATTGGATAAGCTCAGGACAATTATTTTATTTCGCAGACGGCTGCTTTCAATCCCTCGGGACAGCGAGCATTCTGTCGAGGGCACTCTTCGCAGGTTTCCGTATCTCTTCGGGAACCTTAACTACCGGGTTCATCGTCTTGAGGGCATCCAGGACATCCTCAAGGGAGGTCAGCTTCATGTTAGGGCAGAAGAGCGCGGGTGATGCGAGGATAAACTCCTTGTCAGGGTTCTCCTGGCGAAGCCTGTAGAGGATTCCTGCCTCGGTGCCTATGATGAACCGCCTGGCCGGGCTCTTGCGACAATACTCGTACATTCCGGTTGTCGAGCAAACGTGGTCGGCAAGCGAAGTCACGTCCGGATGGCATTCGGGATGGCATACGAAAAGAGCATCAGGATGCTGCTCTTTAAGAGCAAGTACATGGTCGGCCCGGAGCCTTTCATGGGTAGGACAGTATCCGTCCCAAAAATGAAAGATCTTGTCGGATTGCCGGGCAACATAGCGGCCAAGGTTCCGGTCGGGAACGAATATGATTTCCGTGTCGGAAAGAGAATTTACAACCTTGACGGCATTGGCGGAGGTGCAGCAGACGTCGCTGATAGCTTTAACGGCGGCGGATGAATTCACATACGTGACGACAGGGACCCCTGGGTGTTCTGCCTTGAGCTGCTCAAGCCCCTCCACAGTCACCATGTCTGCCATCGGACAGCCTGCGTCGAGTCGCGGAAGGAGGACCGTTTTTTCAGGAGCAAGAATGGAGGCGGATTCGGCCATGAAGTGGACTCCGCAAAAGACGATGACTTCCGCATCTGTTTTCGAAGCCTCCATCGAGAGAGCAAGGGAATCCCCCGTGATATCGGCTATCTCCTGAACTTCGTCCCGCATGTAGTTGTGTGCGAGGAGCACGGCATTTCTTTGGTGAAGGAGCGCCTTTATTTCCTGTCGTATGTCATCGTTGTGCATGTAGACCTCTTGGGCAGCAATTCGGAAGACCAATGATAGTAGATCAATGTTGAGCCCTCTGTCAAACCCTCTTTGCACTGGAATGGTCGGGAGAACCGGGCTTGACACCCCCTGGCAAAACATCTATTATTTTCCAGACTCTGCGGTGCTTATGAATGGCGCAGAGGGATTTGACATAACAGAAACGACGAGGTGCCAATGTTCGGAATAGGGATGCCAGAGCTGATCGTTATCTTTGTGATCGCTCTGATTGTGATAGGACCCAAAAAATTGCCCGATCTTGCTCGGTCGCTCGGGAAGGGGCTTGCGGAATTCAAACGTGCGTCCGAGGACTTCAAGCAGAGCATCAGCGAAGAAATCAAACCCGGTGATGAAAAACCGGCAGAGGTGGCAGCGGCTTCCGAAGCAACAACGGAGCCCGCGAAAGAAGCGACAGGGGATGGCGGTAAAGAGACAGCTAAAGAGAAGGCAGGGGCCTGAACTCTTTAATAGTTGAAACTACGGCGGGCTTTTTGCCCGCCGTTCTTATTTCAGCTCCTTTAGCCTGTCCTTTGCCTTTTGCGCCTCTTCCGAAAATGGATAGTCCTCCTGGAGCTTCTTAAGAACATACCGGGCGCTTTTCACGTCCCCCAGCTCCTTGAAGGCCATGGCCTGCTTGAGCATGGCCGCAGGCACTTTTTCTTTGTTCGGGTACTTTTTGATGATCTGTTGAAACTCAAGGATTGCCTGGTCGTACTTTTTCTCTGCATAGAGCGTTTCACCCAGCCAATACTGGGCATTTGGAACAAGGTCGTGGGAGGGATAGCTCTGCATGAAGTTTCCGAACATCTCCCGCGACTTTACAAGGTCCCCCGCACGAAAGGAATCTAGCGCCTTCTGATAGAGTCCCTCAGGGGTCTGTTGCGGCTCTCTCGGCTTAGATTCTTCAATTTTTTTATTGAACTCCTCGAGGCCGGCCTCCAACTTCACCATACGATCACTCACAACCTTAAGCCGCCGCTCCATGTCTTCACGAAGGAGGGCAATGTCGTCAGCCGGCTTTTTCGCCAGCAGCGCCACATCATCAAGTTTTCCGCTCAGTACCTGATTATCCACCTTCGTCGACTCTATCGTGGCTTGGATGTCGGCCGCACTTCGTCGCAAGGTTTCGATATCCTTCTGGTAGGCCCGGAGTGACTTGTCCAGGTCCTCGCGTGCCGAGCTCTTCACTCCCGCTACGTCACGATCCACCTGCAGCAGCCTTGCCTTCATCTCATCCATATCTCTCTGCAGGTTAGCCATGTCCGTCTGGCTGGCGCAGCCCGCCAGTGCACAGACAACAAGCGCAACGAGACATCTGCTCTTAGCTGTCATTATTGCATTTCCTCCCAAAGTCTACTGCTGTCACAATAAAAAAGGAGCCGAGACCGGCTCCTAACGAAGTACTTTGGTATTTCCTACCTCAC from Geobacter sp. DSM 9736 includes the following:
- the ybgF gene encoding tol-pal system protein YbgF, with the protein product MTAKSRCLVALVVCALAGCASQTDMANLQRDMDEMKARLLQVDRDVAGVKSSAREDLDKSLRAYQKDIETLRRSAADIQATIESTKVDNQVLSGKLDDVALLAKKPADDIALLREDMERRLKVVSDRMVKLEAGLEEFNKKIEESKPREPQQTPEGLYQKALDSFRAGDLVKSREMFGNFMQSYPSHDLVPNAQYWLGETLYAEKKYDQAILEFQQIIKKYPNKEKVPAAMLKQAMAFKELGDVKSARYVLKKLQEDYPFSEEAQKAKDRLKELK
- a CDS encoding gamma carbonic anhydrase family protein, producing MIRPFQGIQPKIDPAAFIAETAVIIGDVEIGAQSSVWYNVVARGDVNFIRIGNRTNIQDLSMLHVTHRKHAEDPGAPLIIGDDVTVGHSVTLHGCTIGNGAFIGMQAIVMDNVEVGEGALIGARALVTEGTVIPPYTLWIGSPAKCKRELTPQEIEWLKKSPQNYVKYALQYINDNG
- a CDS encoding 4Fe-4S dicluster domain-containing protein, with protein sequence MNNTAKNVGAATIDPAVYEAATAAIRAEAKRILEAGTVVAVVGYAAGRRAGTAMPVVISDPACAERLIFSPACVNNLALYLTKAKKEVSGRGKLAIIAKGCDMRALAGLMTESQIRRDDLFIIGVTCPGVMGETNEGLARKCHECTVHEPQGADVRAGSLPPLPPLSPVEAEELARLEAMTPEERWAFWKKHFSRCVRCLACRQVCPFCYCEQCLCDRNRPQAVESTPRPAGNMAWHIVRAMHLAGRCAGCAECERVCPMDIPLNLLNRKMAKEMKELYDFETGLTPQEKAPLTDYSEQDDQSFIK
- a CDS encoding 4Fe-4S dicluster domain-containing protein, giving the protein MAKIITKQNLQALIDALIKEGTRVVGPKIAGSLTLYEPLAGGDELDLSKLPRRSAKESFFPLCETILTFQKDKAGTTVTDIDPTAFPASVLIGARPCDAAAPEILDAVFSWDYRDDFFLSRRERTTIIGLACTEADDACFCTAVGLSPGDTKGSDLFLVPLKGGDYRCDVITDKGEKLVASHAGLFTEAPATEPEPLAKPDIAALDLNKIKEWLDQHFEDELWNETAERCAGCGACAFLCPACHCFDISDEGTEAKGARRKHWDACGFGKFTNHASGHNPRDVQPARYRNRIMHKFKYYQDKFRQTLCTGCGRCIRSCPVGIDIAAVLQEIEKQ
- a CDS encoding CoB--CoM heterodisulfide reductase iron-sulfur subunit B family protein, encoding MSPNRKYDLTYSYYPGCSLHASAKEYDVSTRGLFAALRIGLKEVPDWICCGATPAHNVDELLSLALCGKNLALAEEVDGDLAVSCAACFSRLKTTQHRLKQNDIKRKQVETALDGNVPLDKPVKHLLDILAHDLGLDRLKQNVSRPLEGLKVACYYGCLLTRPPEVPNLDDCESPRIMEDVISAAGAEPVLFSHRLECCGANFTLSRPGVVLKLSNEILASAKAAGADCIMVACPLCHGNLDIRQQEIEQAAGTRYGMPVFYMTQLLALAVGVSPVRLGLDNMIVDPKPLLREKGLI
- a CDS encoding hydrogenase iron-sulfur subunit, producing the protein MQAEKTKHDFEPKIVAFVCTWCTYAGADLAGTSRLQYPANVRVLKFPCTGRIDPVFILRAFQKGADGVLVSGCHPGDCHYMAGNFHARRRFAVFRKLLEFTGVDLARLQFSWVSAAEGGKWVEVVTELTERVRTMGPLTQFTQLEAEEHWSGELDTPELKEAFKSI
- a CDS encoding FAD/NAD(P)-binding protein; this encodes MCDHSKNIYLPHLATIDSIVDETPDIRTLRLVFQDEQVRENFTFRAGQFAEYSAFGAGEATFCIASSPTRKGYIECCFRTVGRVTEALRRLEPGESIGVRGPYGNSFPIESFFGKNLVFVAGGIALPPLRTVIWNCLDLRDKFKDITIVYGARTEADLVYKRELKEWEERADVRLVKTVDPGGNGPDWDGKVGFVPSVLEEAAPSAENTIALVCGPPIMIKFTLPVLEKLGFSDEQIYTTLENRMKCGLGKCGRCNVGNVYVCKDGPVFTAAQVKAMPQEF
- a CDS encoding CoB--CoM heterodisulfide reductase iron-sulfur subunit A family protein; translation: MSRIGVFVCHCGENISRTVDVEKVAEAASMIPGVAFATDYKYMCSDPGQGLLKKAIAEHRLDGIVVAACSPRMHEKTFRNAVKQAGLNPFLCEMANIREHCSWVHENKEEATAKAIDIVSFMTARVKRAKSLAPITVPVTKRALVIGGGIAGIQAALDIADAGQQVILVEREPSIGGHMAQLSETFPTLDCSQCIMTPKMVDVANHPNIKLYTYSEIEEVGGFIGNFQVTIRKKARSVDESKCTGCGVCTAKCPKKNIPNSFDCNRGMRPAIYVPFPQAVPNTPVIDRENCTRFLTGKCGVCQKVCGPGAVDYEQQDELVTEPVGAIVVATGFDLYDIGPKPEDSIYEGYGEFGYGTIPDVIDGLTFERLASASGPTGGKILRPSDGNEPKQVVFIQCVGSRAREKGISYCSKICCMYTAKHTMLYHHKVHDGQAYVFFMDARTPGKNYDEFWRRAVEEEEAVYIRGMVSRLYQKGDKIVVMGSDVLVGVQVEIEADLVVLATAVQAREGADSLAQKLGISYDKYNFYSEAHAKLRPVECATAGIYLAGACQGPKDIPETVSQASAAAAKVITLFAKDQLEREPIVARVNERFCVGCLACKKVCAYGAVEEKEIRDRHGRLVKVVASVNPGVCGGCGTCQATCPSKSVELDGYTDEQVIAMIEAL
- the nadA gene encoding quinolinate synthase NadA; the encoded protein is MFCQGVSSPVLPTIPVQRGFDRGLNIDLLSLVFRIAAQEVYMHNDDIRQEIKALLHQRNAVLLAHNYMRDEVQEIADITGDSLALSMEASKTDAEVIVFCGVHFMAESASILAPEKTVLLPRLDAGCPMADMVTVEGLEQLKAEHPGVPVVTYVNSSAAVKAISDVCCTSANAVKVVNSLSDTEIIFVPDRNLGRYVARQSDKIFHFWDGYCPTHERLRADHVLALKEQHPDALFVCHPECHPDVTSLADHVCSTTGMYEYCRKSPARRFIIGTEAGILYRLRQENPDKEFILASPALFCPNMKLTSLEDVLDALKTMNPVVKVPEEIRKPAKSALDRMLAVPRD
- a CDS encoding 4Fe-4S dicluster domain-containing protein, encoding MKYSKMTLSTETMNLGFVRKVESLSGSSVRRCFQCGKCSAGCPMRSFMEHPPNRIVRLLQLGQYERVLAGRSIWYCASCETCSTRCPNKVDLAAIMDALRKLSWDAQGPSKESYVQLANRLFIENIRSYGRQYEMRLAAVFNMKSGQFLKDLMLGPKLITKGKLKMFHQKNRNQREVEKIFSRIEEMRRKGDAP
- a CDS encoding TatA/E family twin arginine-targeting protein translocase, which translates into the protein MFGIGMPELIVIFVIALIVIGPKKLPDLARSLGKGLAEFKRASEDFKQSISEEIKPGDEKPAEVAAASEATTEPAKEATGDGGKETAKEKAGA